From Candidatus Pedobacter colombiensis, one genomic window encodes:
- the rpsU gene encoding 30S ribosomal protein S21: MIIINIKDGESLDKALKRFKKKFEKTGVLRELRSRQAYEKKSVARRTLVKHAIYKQNMQLEGTI, translated from the coding sequence ATGATCATTATTAATATTAAAGACGGCGAATCATTGGATAAGGCGTTAAAACGTTTCAAAAAGAAGTTTGAAAAAACAGGAGTTTTGAGAGAATTGCGTAGCCGCCAAGCTTATGAGAAAAAATCTGTAGCTCGTCGTACACTAGTGAAACACGCTATTTATAAACAAAATATGCAACTTGAAGGAACAATCTAG
- a CDS encoding tyrosine-type recombinase/integrase yields the protein MTVEQFLTYLQHEKRYSSHTIQSYQTDLLQFEDFIGKTFDMPLAEVKHVHIRDFMVYLMDNKVGENSVGRKLSTLRSFYKFLLRQDLIPASPMALVKAPKVPKKLPVFIDDAKLDLLLDSEEFFDDSFPSVRDRLIIETFFGTGMRLAELLSLKEEDINFYDSTIRVMGKRSKERIIPISKILAEQLKNYVALKTLQKFDNKTLGLIVTNKGAEAYPEFIRRIVQRYLTYVSTQDKKSPHVLRHSYATSLLNRGADLNAIKELLGHASLAATQVYTHNSVERLKTIYKQAHPKA from the coding sequence ATGACTGTTGAGCAATTTTTAACCTATCTGCAGCACGAGAAGAGATATTCTTCACATACCATCCAGTCTTACCAAACAGATCTGCTTCAGTTTGAAGATTTTATAGGAAAAACATTCGACATGCCATTGGCGGAGGTTAAGCATGTGCATATAAGAGATTTTATGGTGTACCTGATGGACAATAAGGTTGGAGAGAATTCAGTAGGCAGGAAGTTGTCTACACTTCGTAGTTTTTATAAATTTCTATTGCGTCAGGATTTAATACCAGCAAGCCCTATGGCTTTGGTTAAGGCGCCTAAAGTGCCTAAAAAACTACCGGTGTTTATAGATGATGCAAAGTTAGACTTGCTGCTGGATTCGGAAGAGTTCTTTGATGATAGTTTTCCTTCGGTAAGGGACAGATTGATTATCGAGACTTTTTTTGGTACAGGGATGCGCTTGGCTGAATTGCTGTCGCTGAAAGAGGAGGATATCAATTTTTATGATTCAACGATCAGGGTAATGGGTAAAAGGAGTAAGGAGCGGATCATTCCTATTAGTAAAATACTTGCTGAGCAGTTGAAAAATTATGTAGCGCTTAAAACATTACAAAAGTTTGATAACAAAACATTGGGCTTAATCGTTACTAATAAAGGAGCTGAAGCTTACCCTGAATTTATCAGGAGGATTGTTCAGCGATATTTAACTTATGTATCCACCCAAGATAAGAAAAGCCCGCACGTGTTACGACATTCTTATGCTACGAGTTTGTTGAACAGGGGCGCCGATTTAAATGCGATCAAGGAGTTGCTAGGACATGCCAGTTTAGCTGCTACGCAGGTTTATACGCATAATTCAGTAGAGAGATTAAAAACAATATATAAACAGGCCCATCCAAAGGCATAA
- the raiA gene encoding ribosome-associated translation inhibitor RaiA, translating to MKITVQSIHFNADQKLLDFIQRKVDKLDQFFDQIISGEVYLKLENVDDEANKISEVKLIVPGGTMFAKEQCKSFEEATDLAIESLRKQITKHKDKTRIKLSEHKVLLNANEVSDY from the coding sequence ATGAAAATCACAGTTCAATCGATCCATTTCAACGCAGACCAGAAGTTGTTAGATTTTATCCAGAGAAAAGTCGATAAACTAGATCAGTTTTTTGATCAGATCATTAGTGGGGAAGTTTATTTAAAATTAGAAAATGTAGACGATGAGGCGAATAAGATAAGTGAGGTTAAGTTGATCGTACCGGGGGGGACAATGTTTGCAAAAGAGCAATGTAAATCCTTTGAAGAGGCGACGGATTTAGCAATTGAATCATTAAGAAAGCAAATTACTAAACATAAAGATAAGACGAGAATTAAGTTGAGCGAACACAAGGTTCTTTTGAATGCGAATGAAGTATCTGATTATTAG
- the tuf gene encoding elongation factor Tu: MAKEKFDRSKPHLNIGTIGHVDHGKTTLTAAITKVLSDAGLSEARSFDSIDSAPEEKERGITINTAHVEYSTANRHYAHVDCPGHADYVKNMVTGAAQMDGAIIVVAATDGPMPQTREHILLARQVGVPSLVVFMNKVDMVDDPELLELVEMEIRELLSFYEFPGDDIPVIQGSALGGLNGDPKWVAKIMELMDAVDSYIPIPPRLTDLPFLMPVEDVFSITGRGTVATGRIERGVINSGDPVEILGMGAENLKSTVTGVEMFRKILDYGEAGDNVGLLLRGIEKTDIRRGMVICKPGSVNPHTDFKAEIYVLSKAEGGRHTPFFNKYRPQFYFRTTDVTGEISLAEGTEMVMPGDNVTITVKLINAIAMEKGLRFAIREGGRTVGAGQVTEILK, translated from the coding sequence ATGGCAAAAGAAAAGTTTGACCGCAGCAAGCCGCACTTAAACATCGGCACAATCGGTCACGTTGACCACGGTAAAACAACCTTAACAGCAGCTATCACTAAAGTGTTATCTGATGCTGGTTTATCTGAGGCGCGTTCATTTGATTCTATTGACTCTGCTCCAGAGGAAAAAGAAAGAGGTATCACTATTAATACAGCACACGTTGAATATTCAACAGCTAACCGTCACTATGCACACGTTGACTGTCCAGGTCACGCGGATTATGTGAAAAACATGGTTACTGGTGCTGCGCAAATGGATGGAGCTATCATCGTTGTAGCTGCTACAGATGGTCCGATGCCACAAACTCGTGAGCACATTCTATTGGCTCGTCAGGTAGGTGTACCTTCATTGGTTGTATTCATGAATAAAGTGGATATGGTTGATGATCCTGAGTTATTAGAATTAGTAGAGATGGAAATTCGTGAATTGTTATCATTCTATGAATTCCCTGGTGATGATATCCCTGTTATTCAAGGTTCAGCTCTTGGTGGCTTGAACGGAGATCCAAAATGGGTAGCTAAAATCATGGAATTAATGGATGCTGTTGATAGCTACATTCCAATTCCTCCACGTTTAACTGATCTTCCATTCTTAATGCCTGTTGAGGACGTATTCTCGATCACTGGTCGTGGTACTGTTGCAACTGGTCGTATTGAGCGTGGTGTAATCAACTCTGGTGATCCAGTTGAGATCTTGGGTATGGGTGCAGAAAATCTTAAATCAACTGTAACAGGTGTTGAGATGTTCCGTAAGATCCTTGATTATGGTGAAGCTGGTGATAACGTAGGTTTATTGTTACGTGGTATTGAGAAAACTGATATCCGCCGTGGTATGGTTATCTGTAAACCAGGTTCGGTAAATCCTCACACTGATTTCAAAGCTGAGATCTATGTATTGTCAAAAGCAGAAGGTGGACGTCACACTCCATTCTTTAACAAATACCGTCCACAATTCTATTTCCGTACCACAGACGTAACTGGTGAGATCTCACTAGCTGAAGGAACTGAAATGGTTATGCCAGGTGATAACGTTACAATTACAGTTAAATTGATCAACGCAATCGCAATGGAAAAAGGTCTACGTTTCGCAATCCGTGAGGGTGGTAGAACAGTAGGTGCTGGTCAGGTAACTGAAATTTTAAAATAA
- the secE gene encoding preprotein translocase subunit SecE, which produces MAKVVQFIKESYEEMTHKVTWPTWGELQNSAVLVLVASLIIACVVFAMDKGSTFVLDTFYKSLSN; this is translated from the coding sequence ATGGCTAAAGTAGTTCAATTTATTAAAGAATCCTACGAGGAAATGACCCATAAGGTTACCTGGCCTACATGGGGTGAATTGCAAAATTCAGCAGTATTGGTTTTGGTAGCTTCATTAATCATTGCATGTGTTGTATTTGCAATGGATAAGGGATCTACTTTTGTTTTAGATACTTTTTATAAATCACTTTCTAATTAA
- the nusG gene encoding transcription termination/antitermination protein NusG → MEDQLKWYVVRAVSGKEKKVKQYIDSEISRLGFSHLVPQVLIPMEKYYQMKDGKKIAKERNYYPGYVLIEAILDGELEHIIKNINSVIGFLGDKGGNPVPMRQAEVNRILGKVDEMSQQGETMNVAYYVGENVKVMDGPFNGFTGVIEEVNEEKKKLKVMVKIFGRKTPLELNYMQVEKE, encoded by the coding sequence ATGGAAGATCAGTTGAAATGGTATGTGGTTAGAGCTGTTAGCGGTAAAGAAAAAAAAGTAAAACAGTATATCGATTCTGAAATTAGTCGTTTAGGATTTTCTCATTTGGTACCACAGGTATTGATCCCAATGGAGAAATACTATCAGATGAAGGATGGTAAAAAGATTGCGAAGGAACGCAATTATTACCCGGGCTATGTTTTGATCGAGGCTATTTTAGATGGAGAATTAGAACACATTATTAAGAATATTAATAGTGTGATTGGTTTTTTAGGGGATAAGGGTGGAAATCCGGTTCCTATGCGTCAGGCAGAAGTTAACCGTATTTTAGGTAAAGTTGATGAGATGAGCCAGCAAGGCGAAACCATGAACGTTGCTTATTATGTAGGCGAGAACGTTAAAGTTATGGATGGACCATTCAATGGTTTTACTGGCGTTATTGAAGAGGTTAACGAAGAGAAGAAGAAATTAAAAGTTATGGTTAAGATTTTCGGAAGAAAGACTCCATTGGAGCTTAACTATATGCAGGTAGAGAAAGAATAG
- the rplK gene encoding 50S ribosomal protein L11, with product MAKEVSALVKLQIKGGAANPSPPVGPALGAKGVNIMEFCKQFNARTQDKPGKVLPVVITVYADKSFEFIIKTPPVAIQLKDATKLTSGSAEPNRKKVGSVTWDQVKSIAEDKMTDLNAFTIESAMSMVAGTARSMGITVSGDAPWTN from the coding sequence ATGGCAAAAGAAGTCAGTGCGCTTGTTAAGTTACAAATCAAGGGTGGAGCCGCAAATCCATCGCCACCAGTAGGACCTGCGTTAGGTGCTAAGGGGGTGAACATTATGGAATTTTGCAAGCAATTCAATGCTCGTACCCAAGATAAGCCCGGTAAAGTATTACCAGTCGTAATTACTGTTTATGCTGACAAGTCTTTCGAATTTATCATCAAAACCCCTCCAGTTGCTATCCAATTAAAGGATGCTACTAAATTAACGAGTGGTTCTGCTGAGCCCAACCGTAAGAAAGTTGGTTCGGTGACTTGGGATCAGGTTAAGTCAATTGCTGAAGATAAAATGACTGATTTAAATGCATTTACTATCGAATCGGCAATGAGTATGGTTGCCGGTACAGCACGCAGTATGGGAATCACCGTTAGCGGTGATGCACCTTGGACAAATTAA
- the rplA gene encoding 50S ribosomal protein L1: MAKLTKNQKKAHAKLESGKTYSLKDAAALVKEITTTKFDASVDIDVALGVDPRKANQMVRGIATLPHGTGKTVRVLVLCTPDKEEEAKAAGADFVGLDEYVAKIEGGWTDVDIIITTPACMAKVGKLGRVLGPRNLMPNPKSGTVTNEVGKAVTDVKGGKIDFKVDKSGIIHASVGKVSFPAEKIYENALEVLQVISKLKPSAAKGTYFKSIHVSSTMSPGIAIETKSVAGI; encoded by the coding sequence GTGGCTAAATTAACAAAAAATCAAAAAAAGGCACATGCTAAACTAGAATCTGGTAAAACGTATTCTTTAAAGGATGCGGCTGCTTTGGTAAAAGAGATTACTACAACTAAATTTGATGCATCGGTTGATATCGATGTAGCATTAGGTGTAGATCCACGTAAAGCCAATCAAATGGTACGTGGTATTGCTACTTTACCACACGGTACAGGTAAAACTGTACGTGTATTAGTTCTTTGTACTCCTGATAAGGAAGAAGAGGCTAAAGCGGCAGGTGCAGATTTTGTAGGTTTAGACGAATATGTAGCCAAGATTGAAGGTGGATGGACTGATGTTGACATTATTATCACTACTCCTGCTTGTATGGCAAAGGTAGGTAAACTGGGCCGCGTTTTAGGTCCACGTAACCTTATGCCAAACCCTAAATCAGGTACTGTAACTAACGAAGTTGGTAAAGCAGTTACTGATGTAAAAGGCGGTAAGATTGATTTTAAAGTTGACAAAAGTGGTATTATACACGCTTCAGTAGGAAAAGTATCATTCCCAGCAGAGAAAATATATGAAAATGCTTTAGAAGTTCTTCAAGTAATTTCTAAGTTAAAACCATCTGCTGCAAAAGGAACTTATTTTAAGAGCATTCATGTTTCTTCAACTATGAGTCCTGGAATTGCAATCGAAACTAAATCAGTAGCGGGGATCTAA
- the rplJ gene encoding 50S ribosomal protein L10, producing the protein MNREEKHEVVSALQVKMQEYGNFYIADTSSLSVEKVNSIRRKCFESGIEMQVAKNTLIRKAIEGLEGDASEIFVALKGQSALLFSTVGNGPAKLIKALRKGSDKPQLKAAYIDSTVFIGDNQLDTLVSLKSREELIGDIIGLLQSPAKNVISALQSGGNKIAGIVKTLQEREG; encoded by the coding sequence ATGAACAGAGAAGAAAAACACGAAGTCGTTTCGGCTCTTCAAGTGAAGATGCAGGAATACGGTAATTTTTATATTGCCGATACATCAAGCTTATCTGTTGAGAAAGTAAACAGTATCCGTCGCAAATGTTTTGAAAGCGGGATTGAAATGCAAGTTGCTAAAAACACTTTGATCAGAAAAGCGATTGAAGGATTAGAAGGCGATGCATCAGAAATCTTTGTTGCGCTTAAAGGTCAATCAGCATTATTATTCTCAACAGTAGGTAACGGTCCAGCTAAGCTGATCAAAGCCCTGAGAAAAGGATCTGATAAACCTCAGCTTAAAGCTGCATATATCGATTCAACAGTATTTATTGGTGATAACCAATTAGATACTTTAGTAAGCTTGAAATCAAGAGAAGAGCTTATTGGAGATATCATTGGATTATTACAATCACCAGCTAAAAACGTTATATCGGCATTACAGTCTGGCGGTAACAAAATTGCAGGAATTGTTAAAACTCTTCAAGAAAGAGAAGGTTAA
- the rplL gene encoding 50S ribosomal protein L7/L12 encodes MADLKAFAEQLVNLTVKEVNELAQILKDEYGIEPAAAAVAIAGPAGDAAPAAEEKSTFDVILKEAGGQKLAVVKLVKDLTGLGLKEAKDLVDGAPKELKAGVSKDEAAALKTQLEEAGAVVEIK; translated from the coding sequence ATGGCAGATTTAAAAGCGTTTGCTGAGCAATTGGTAAACTTAACAGTTAAAGAAGTTAACGAATTAGCTCAAATCTTAAAAGACGAGTACGGTATTGAACCAGCTGCTGCTGCAGTTGCAATTGCAGGTCCTGCTGGTGATGCTGCTCCTGCAGCTGAAGAGAAATCTACTTTTGATGTAATATTGAAAGAAGCTGGTGGTCAGAAATTAGCAGTTGTTAAATTGGTAAAAGACTTAACTGGTTTAGGTTTGAAAGAAGCTAAAGACTTAGTTGATGGTGCACCGAAAGAATTGAAAGCTGGTGTTTCTAAAGACGAAGCTGCTGCTTTGAAAACTCAATTAGAAGAAGCTGGAGCTGTAGTTGAAATTAAGTAA
- the rpoB gene encoding DNA-directed RNA polymerase subunit beta, with amino-acid sequence MANKVDQRVNFARSKHIIDYPDFLDVQLQSFREFFQIETTSDNRHTEGLFKVFAENFPITDSRNIFVLEFLDYFIDPPRYDIPECIDRGLTYSVPLKAKLKLSCNDAEHEDFETIIQDVYLGTIPYMTPKGTFVINGAERVIVSQLHRSPGVFFGQSRHTNGTKLYSARVIPFKGSWIEFATDVNNVMYAYIDRKKKFPVTTLLRAIGYDSDKDILELFDLADEVKVSKSGLKKYIGRKLAARVLRKWVEDFVDEDTGEVVSIDRNEVILDRDTVLEDDHIDMIIDAGVKTIILSKDDGASQADYTIIYNTLQKDTSNSEKEAVENIYRALRNAEPPDEETARGIIERLFFSDKRYDLGDVGRYRINRKLKMDTPDHVKVLTKADIIAIVKYLIKLINSKEEVDDIDHLSNRRVRTVGEQLYAQFGVGLARMARTIRERMNIRDNEVFTPTDLINARTLSSVINSFFGTNQLSQFMDQTNPLAEITHKRRLSALGPGGLSRERAGFEVRDVHYTHYGRLCTIETPEGPNIGLISSLCVHAKINNLGFIETPYKKVEDGIVVMDEPVIYLSAEDEDGKTIAQANASYDDKGNFTTSRVKARYEGDFPVIEPEKLDLMDVAPNQITSIAASLIPFLEHDDANRALMGSNMQRQAVPLLRPEAPIVGTGLEGRVARDSRTLINAEGDGVVEYVDANEITIKYVRNDSDRLVSFEGDSKTYKLIKFKKTNQNTCINLKPIVKKGQKVVKGQVLCEGYATENGELALGRNLKVAFMPWQGYNFEDAIVISERIVREDIFTSLHIEEFELEVRDTKRGEEELTPDIPNVSEEATKDLDENGIIRIGAEVKEGDILIGKITPKGESDPSPEEKLLRAIFGDKAGDVKDASLKTPPSIRGVVIDTKLFSRAKKTTKAEEKSAIEKLDKRYDLAVLNLKNELVDKLFQIVNGKTSQGVYNVYKELLFPKGAKFTQKSLSDLEYAHINPYKWTTDDDKNDQIKLLLHNYGIRVNEELGAYKRDKFAISVGDELPSGIVQMAKVYVAKKRKLKVGDKMAGRHGNKGIVARIVRDEDMPFLEDGTPVDIVLNPLGVPSRMNLGQIYETVLAWAGKELGVKFATPIFDGAKHDEVEEWIAKAGVPASGRTYLHNGLTGEKFDQPTTVGIIYMLKLGHMVDDKMHARSIGPYSLITQQPLGGKAQFGGQRFGEMEVWALEAFGAANILQEILTVKSDDVIGRAKTYEAIVKGENLPTPGVPESFNVLVHELRGLGLDITLD; translated from the coding sequence TTGGCAAATAAAGTCGACCAAAGAGTAAATTTTGCACGTAGTAAGCATATCATAGATTACCCGGATTTTCTAGATGTGCAGTTGCAATCATTCAGAGAATTTTTTCAGATCGAAACTACTTCAGATAACCGTCACACAGAAGGTTTATTTAAGGTGTTTGCTGAAAATTTTCCAATCACAGATTCAAGAAACATTTTTGTTTTAGAATTCCTGGATTATTTTATTGACCCACCGCGTTATGATATACCTGAGTGTATTGACCGTGGGTTAACTTATAGTGTTCCATTGAAAGCTAAATTAAAGCTTTCGTGTAATGATGCAGAACACGAAGATTTTGAAACCATCATTCAAGATGTGTATTTAGGAACCATACCTTATATGACTCCTAAAGGTACGTTTGTGATTAACGGTGCAGAGCGTGTAATTGTTTCACAGTTACACAGGTCTCCTGGAGTGTTCTTCGGCCAAAGCCGTCACACTAACGGAACTAAGTTGTATTCTGCTCGTGTAATTCCTTTCAAAGGTTCTTGGATTGAGTTTGCTACTGACGTAAATAACGTTATGTATGCTTATATCGACCGTAAGAAGAAATTCCCTGTTACCACGTTATTGCGTGCTATCGGTTACGATTCTGATAAAGACATTCTTGAATTGTTTGATCTTGCTGATGAGGTTAAGGTTAGCAAATCAGGTTTGAAGAAATATATCGGACGTAAACTTGCTGCAAGAGTATTGAGGAAATGGGTAGAGGATTTTGTGGATGAAGATACTGGCGAGGTAGTTTCTATTGATCGTAATGAAGTGATCCTGGACAGGGATACAGTTTTAGAAGACGACCATATTGATATGATCATTGATGCTGGTGTTAAAACGATCATCTTGTCTAAAGATGATGGTGCAAGCCAGGCTGATTATACCATTATATATAATACTTTACAAAAGGATACTTCTAACTCTGAAAAAGAGGCTGTTGAAAACATCTATCGTGCTTTGCGTAATGCAGAACCACCTGATGAGGAAACTGCAAGAGGTATTATCGAACGTTTGTTCTTCTCTGATAAACGTTATGACTTAGGTGATGTGGGTAGATACCGTATCAACCGTAAGTTGAAAATGGATACTCCTGATCATGTAAAGGTTTTAACAAAAGCGGATATTATTGCTATTGTTAAATATTTGATTAAACTGATCAACTCTAAAGAAGAGGTGGATGATATTGATCACTTGTCGAATCGTCGTGTTCGTACAGTAGGTGAGCAATTATACGCTCAATTTGGTGTTGGTTTGGCACGTATGGCTCGTACCATCCGTGAGCGCATGAACATACGTGACAATGAGGTTTTCACACCAACTGATTTGATTAATGCCCGTACTTTATCGTCGGTTATTAATTCATTCTTTGGTACAAACCAGTTATCACAGTTCATGGACCAGACGAATCCTTTGGCGGAGATTACGCACAAGCGTCGTTTGTCAGCCTTAGGTCCAGGTGGTTTGTCACGTGAGCGTGCAGGTTTCGAGGTTCGTGACGTTCACTATACGCACTACGGTCGTTTGTGTACGATTGAAACACCAGAGGGACCAAACATTGGTTTGATTTCTTCTCTTTGTGTACACGCGAAGATCAACAACTTAGGTTTCATTGAAACTCCATATAAAAAAGTAGAGGATGGTATTGTTGTCATGGACGAACCGGTTATCTATTTATCTGCTGAAGATGAAGATGGTAAAACGATTGCTCAGGCAAATGCCTCTTATGATGATAAAGGTAATTTCACTACATCACGTGTAAAGGCACGTTATGAGGGTGACTTCCCGGTTATTGAGCCTGAGAAATTAGACTTAATGGACGTGGCACCTAATCAGATTACTTCGATCGCTGCATCGTTGATTCCTTTCCTTGAGCATGATGATGCGAACAGGGCTTTGATGGGGTCGAACATGCAACGTCAGGCCGTACCTTTGTTGCGTCCTGAGGCTCCGATTGTTGGTACAGGTTTGGAAGGTCGCGTAGCTCGCGATTCGAGAACACTGATCAATGCTGAAGGCGATGGTGTAGTTGAATATGTAGATGCTAATGAGATCACTATTAAATATGTTAGAAACGACAGCGATCGTTTAGTTTCTTTCGAAGGTGATAGCAAAACTTATAAATTAATCAAATTCAAGAAAACCAACCAGAATACTTGTATCAACTTAAAACCGATTGTTAAGAAGGGTCAGAAAGTTGTTAAAGGACAAGTACTTTGTGAAGGGTATGCTACTGAAAATGGTGAATTGGCATTGGGAAGAAACTTAAAAGTTGCTTTCATGCCTTGGCAAGGGTATAACTTTGAGGATGCGATCGTAATTAGCGAGCGTATTGTTCGTGAAGATATCTTTACTTCTTTACACATTGAAGAGTTTGAATTGGAAGTACGTGATACAAAACGTGGGGAAGAGGAATTGACACCAGATATCCCTAACGTTTCTGAAGAAGCTACTAAAGATTTAGATGAAAACGGTATTATCCGTATTGGTGCTGAGGTTAAAGAGGGTGACATCCTTATTGGTAAGATCACTCCTAAGGGAGAGTCTGATCCTTCGCCGGAAGAGAAATTATTACGTGCGATATTTGGTGATAAAGCAGGAGATGTGAAAGATGCATCTTTGAAAACTCCACCATCTATCAGAGGGGTAGTAATTGACACTAAATTATTCTCAAGAGCTAAGAAAACTACTAAAGCTGAAGAAAAATCGGCAATAGAGAAATTAGACAAGAGATATGATCTTGCTGTTTTAAACTTGAAAAACGAACTGGTAGATAAACTATTCCAAATTGTGAATGGTAAAACATCTCAAGGTGTATACAACGTTTATAAAGAACTGTTGTTCCCTAAGGGTGCTAAGTTTACGCAGAAAAGTTTATCTGATCTTGAATATGCACACATCAATCCATACAAATGGACTACTGATGATGATAAAAATGATCAGATCAAGTTATTGCTTCATAACTATGGTATTCGTGTTAACGAAGAGCTAGGTGCTTACAAACGTGATAAATTTGCCATCAGTGTTGGTGATGAATTGCCATCAGGTATTGTACAAATGGCTAAAGTTTATGTAGCTAAAAAACGTAAATTAAAAGTGGGTGATAAGATGGCTGGTCGTCACGGTAATAAGGGTATTGTAGCCCGTATTGTACGTGATGAAGATATGCCATTCCTTGAAGACGGAACTCCTGTTGATATCGTGTTGAACCCATTGGGTGTACCTTCACGTATGAACCTGGGCCAGATCTATGAAACTGTATTGGCATGGGCTGGTAAAGAATTGGGTGTTAAATTTGCAACTCCGATTTTTGATGGTGCTAAACATGACGAGGTAGAAGAGTGGATTGCTAAAGCTGGTGTACCTGCTTCAGGTAGAACTTATTTACATAATGGTTTAACGGGTGAGAAATTTGACCAGCCAACAACTGTAGGTATTATCTATATGTTGAAATTAGGACACATGGTTGATGATAAGATGCACGCCCGTTCAATTGGACCATACTCATTGATCACACAACAACCATTGGGTGGTAAAGCCCAATTCGGTGGTCAGCGTTTTGGTGAGATGGAGGTTTGGGCATTGGAGGCATTTGGTGCTGCCAATATCCTACAAGAGATATTAACTGTTAAGTCGGATGATGTTATCGGTAGGGCCAAAACTTATGAGGCAATTGTAAAAGGCGAGAACCTTCCTACTCCTGGTGTACCGGAATCGTTTAACGTATTGGTACATGAGTTACGTGGATTAGGTTTAGATATTACGTTAGACTAA